One window of the Polycladomyces subterraneus genome contains the following:
- a CDS encoding DUF2935 domain-containing protein gives MQYYYGNQMPLRILDEAEFWKHQEEEYTVVIRELVKNLETQYVEVLKEWERALNQTHQRVIRFIETVIRSDYAVTPAVYQNVLKLVKFCLNQSEQFIQIQIRDQSESFKNNFTAQVVINHIIREFEYFIGIVQTILYQP, from the coding sequence ATGCAATATTATTATGGAAATCAAATGCCGTTGCGTATTTTGGATGAGGCTGAATTTTGGAAGCATCAAGAAGAAGAATATACTGTTGTTATTCGAGAGCTAGTAAAAAACCTGGAAACACAATATGTCGAAGTACTAAAAGAATGGGAGAGGGCGTTAAATCAAACACACCAGCGTGTAATCAGATTCATTGAGACGGTGATCCGTTCTGATTATGCCGTCACTCCTGCAGTTTATCAAAACGTGTTAAAGCTAGTAAAATTTTGCCTCAATCAAAGTGAACAATTTATACAAATACAAATCAGAGATCAAAGTGAATCGTTCAAAAACAATTTCACCGCTCAAGTCGTTATAAACCATATTATCCGCGAATTTGAATACTTCATCGGCATCGTACAAACCATTTTATACCAACCATAG
- a CDS encoding class I SAM-dependent methyltransferase, with the protein MDWEKMYETGEFAYWDFVAPSSELVATIAVLGLPQPGEVALDIGCGAGREAIFLAQCGYRTIGVDMTAKALEIARERAREEGVPVDFRQGNALDLPIEDESVDFVNDRGCFHLIPEADRSRYASEVLRVMKPGARFLLRGCRDANAVPKAVEERDVHFEPITEDVVQRFFPTEYFVHGPVLPLQLIGNQKALPGNLVVLRKK; encoded by the coding sequence ATGGACTGGGAAAAGATGTATGAGACAGGTGAGTTCGCCTATTGGGACTTTGTGGCCCCTTCATCGGAATTGGTAGCAACCATCGCCGTTTTGGGACTGCCGCAACCGGGGGAGGTGGCGCTGGATATCGGATGTGGTGCGGGACGGGAGGCCATTTTCTTGGCCCAATGCGGTTATCGTACCATTGGTGTGGACATGACGGCCAAGGCGCTTGAAATCGCTAGGGAACGCGCACGTGAGGAAGGCGTTCCGGTCGATTTCCGGCAGGGAAATGCCCTGGATCTACCGATTGAAGATGAATCTGTCGATTTCGTCAATGATCGAGGTTGTTTTCACCTCATACCCGAAGCCGACCGGTCGCGCTACGCGAGTGAGGTGTTGCGCGTGATGAAGCCGGGAGCCCGGTTTCTGTTGCGTGGTTGCCGAGATGCCAATGCCGTTCCAAAAGCCGTGGAGGAACGTGATGTCCATTTCGAACCGATAACGGAGGATGTCGTCCAACGTTTTTTCCCGACCGAGTATTTTGTACATGGACCTGTCTTGCCCCTGCAATTGATCGGGAATCAAAAAGCGCTTCCTGGAAATCTCGTGGTGTTGCGAAAAAAATAA
- a CDS encoding class I SAM-dependent methyltransferase: MDIAYNRIGKTYDATRRADPEILRRLLRHLSAAQGEPVLEVACGTGNYTTALAEAGLRMTGVDVSDVMLSRARSKSAEVNWVQADAVQLPFADGSFRGALTVLAVHHLHDVVSVFREVYRVLDQGRYVIFTSSPEQMEQYWLNAYFPTMMQKAMERMPSVGQVADWLKEAGFTLVEAETYLIPEDHQDAFLYGLKHRPGAYLDPQVRAGISAFAQLADEQEVTEGCCKLERDIVSGQIGEAIKQWGSIKGDYTFVIAEKNRSVSD, encoded by the coding sequence ATGGATATCGCCTACAACCGCATCGGTAAGACGTATGACGCAACCAGGAGGGCTGATCCGGAAATCCTTCGTCGGTTGCTACGGCATTTGTCTGCGGCGCAAGGAGAACCGGTGTTGGAAGTGGCCTGCGGCACCGGTAATTATACCACGGCGTTGGCCGAGGCGGGATTGCGGATGACTGGGGTGGATGTGTCAGATGTGATGTTGTCCCGTGCACGATCCAAATCAGCTGAGGTGAACTGGGTGCAGGCGGATGCGGTGCAGTTGCCGTTTGCAGATGGATCGTTCCGAGGCGCGTTGACCGTGCTGGCTGTTCATCACCTGCACGACGTCGTGTCGGTGTTTCGTGAGGTGTACCGGGTTCTGGATCAAGGCCGGTATGTGATCTTCACCTCATCGCCGGAGCAGATGGAACAATACTGGTTGAATGCGTATTTTCCCACGATGATGCAGAAGGCGATGGAGCGGATGCCCAGTGTCGGCCAGGTGGCCGACTGGTTAAAAGAAGCCGGTTTTACCCTAGTGGAGGCGGAAACTTACCTGATACCTGAGGATCATCAAGATGCGTTTCTCTACGGATTGAAGCATCGTCCAGGAGCATACCTGGATCCGCAGGTTCGTGCCGGGATTTCTGCATTCGCCCAACTGGCCGACGAGCAAGAGGTCACGGAAGGGTGCTGTAAGTTGGAGCGGGACATCGTTTCGGGCCAAATTGGTGAAGCAATAAAACAATGGGGAAGTATCAAAGGGGATTACACATTTGTAATCGCTGAGAAGAACAGATCGGTGTCGGATTGA
- a CDS encoding GAF domain-containing protein: MFGELLEKLFKRFLWFPFVLAFISILGLVWYTLSQLDWENLQNTPIVVILVVTVLSFLVGILLWWSYKRTARSLNFTEEFLEINEEIVKNTDAIDILSTIGNLIAKCLREPFSKTNNRHTFHHICWMVRAFMINKKSKDPKVVLFIPNDAETHLEPYGWASHSMQIQKFTPIISQENSAGFTYMTGEPYYLPDVNDPGARFEYNNHSDNSFHSLVTVPVKCGKEVIGVLSVTGEEKNSYIESEDIPYLRAFANALSPLVSYHLSGRKGVYGAHREEVGSKRTEDLRTV; encoded by the coding sequence GTGTTCGGGGAGCTTTTAGAAAAGTTGTTTAAGCGTTTCCTGTGGTTCCCCTTTGTATTAGCGTTTATTTCAATATTAGGATTGGTATGGTACACTCTTTCTCAGTTGGATTGGGAAAACCTTCAGAACACCCCTATAGTAGTGATTTTGGTTGTTACTGTATTATCTTTCTTAGTCGGCATTCTTTTATGGTGGAGTTACAAGAGAACAGCAAGGTCCTTGAACTTCACCGAAGAATTTTTAGAAATCAACGAAGAAATAGTTAAGAATACTGACGCTATCGATATTTTGAGTACAATCGGCAATCTAATTGCCAAATGTTTACGAGAACCTTTTTCAAAGACCAATAATCGTCACACCTTTCATCATATATGTTGGATGGTTCGAGCCTTTATGATCAATAAAAAATCCAAGGACCCCAAAGTGGTACTTTTCATTCCTAATGACGCAGAAACCCACTTAGAACCATATGGTTGGGCCAGTCACTCGATGCAAATCCAAAAATTCACTCCGATCATTAGTCAGGAAAACTCAGCAGGATTTACATATATGACTGGCGAACCTTACTACTTGCCTGATGTAAACGACCCTGGCGCTCGCTTCGAATATAATAATCATTCCGATAATAGCTTTCATTCACTGGTTACGGTTCCCGTAAAATGCGGAAAAGAAGTAATAGGCGTTCTAAGTGTGACGGGCGAAGAAAAAAATTCGTACATTGAATCAGAAGACATTCCTTATTTAAGGGCTTTTGCCAACGCGCTTTCCCCTTTAGTTTCTTATCATTTGTCAGGTAGAAAGGGTGTCTATGGTGCACACCGTGAAGAGGTTGGGTCCAAAAGAACAGAAGATTTACGAACGGTTTGA
- a CDS encoding type III polyketide synthase, whose translation MGTIVSVGTAVPPHGIHQQEVREFARHLFRDSFSDVDRLLGIFDRTAIQTRWFSRPREWFEQDHSFSDRNEAYIEAACQLGEEAVRRCLDRVGLEPQEVDVFLFVSTTGLATPSIDAYLINRLGMNPHVKRTPIWGLGCAGGAVGLARAMETARAYPEARVLLLTVELCGLTFRREDRSKSNLVASSLFADGAAAVLLVGDRAKAPRPTNGPRLLDAMSTTWRDSLEIMGWEVCDDGLQVVFSKDIPSIVRREVRSNVDRFLARRKLVCSDIHRWITHPGGLKVLQAYREAMDLPSEKLHHAQEVLRDYGNMSSATVLFVLEREMREAHEPGEYGLVTALGPGFSSELVLLQWEER comes from the coding sequence GTGGGAACGATTGTGTCAGTGGGAACGGCGGTTCCACCTCATGGTATCCATCAACAGGAAGTTCGCGAGTTTGCAAGGCACTTATTTCGCGATTCCTTTTCCGATGTGGACCGTTTGCTCGGTATTTTTGATCGTACAGCCATACAGACACGCTGGTTCAGCCGGCCGAGGGAGTGGTTTGAACAAGACCATTCGTTTTCTGACCGGAATGAGGCCTACATCGAAGCAGCATGCCAGTTGGGGGAAGAAGCGGTGCGGCGTTGCTTGGATCGGGTCGGTCTTGAGCCGCAAGAGGTGGATGTGTTTCTCTTCGTCTCCACTACCGGTTTGGCCACTCCCAGCATTGATGCCTACTTGATCAATCGATTGGGGATGAACCCGCACGTCAAGCGAACGCCGATTTGGGGTCTGGGATGTGCAGGGGGTGCCGTCGGATTGGCACGAGCGATGGAAACGGCGAGGGCGTACCCGGAGGCGCGGGTGTTGTTGTTGACGGTGGAGTTGTGCGGGTTAACGTTCCGCCGGGAGGATCGCAGCAAGAGTAATCTGGTCGCTTCCTCCCTTTTTGCCGACGGAGCGGCGGCGGTGTTGCTGGTGGGGGATCGCGCGAAAGCGCCCCGGCCAACAAACGGCCCCCGATTGTTGGATGCGATGAGTACCACCTGGCGGGATTCGTTGGAGATCATGGGATGGGAAGTGTGTGACGACGGACTGCAGGTGGTGTTCTCCAAAGATATCCCGTCCATCGTTCGCCGGGAGGTACGTTCCAACGTGGATCGTTTTTTGGCACGCAGAAAATTGGTGTGTAGCGATATCCACCGTTGGATTACGCATCCGGGCGGTTTGAAAGTGTTACAGGCTTACCGGGAGGCGATGGATTTGCCGTCGGAAAAATTGCATCATGCACAGGAAGTGTTGCGGGATTACGGCAACATGTCCTCAGCCACCGTATTGTTCGTGTTGGAACGTGAAATGCGGGAAGCGCATGAACCCGGGGAGTATGGATTGGTGACGGCATTGGGACCCGGTTTCAGCTCCGAGCTGGTGCTCTTGCAATGGGAGGAAAGGTGA
- a CDS encoding isoprenylcysteine carboxyl methyltransferase family protein, translated as MSVNDWFWLTVSIVLMQRLAEWAWSHRNSRLLRSWGAVEAGREHFPLIAGMHGLFFLSLIGEKVLFSTEPPIWWPVPLVFFLAAQVFRIWVLRALGPFWNVRIWVVPGMQPVMKGPYRFLRHPNYVVVVMELLALPILFGAYRTALLFSVLNWWILTRVRIPAEERAWAELTNYEREMAEHHRLIPGWTGPNGRPRT; from the coding sequence ATGTCTGTAAATGACTGGTTTTGGTTGACGGTGTCAATAGTACTGATGCAGCGATTGGCGGAATGGGCCTGGTCCCATCGCAACAGCCGACTGTTGCGGTCTTGGGGAGCAGTGGAAGCCGGACGGGAACATTTTCCCCTGATTGCTGGGATGCACGGATTGTTTTTTCTCTCCTTGATCGGAGAAAAGGTACTTTTTTCAACCGAACCACCGATTTGGTGGCCCGTTCCGCTTGTTTTCTTTCTGGCCGCCCAAGTATTCCGGATTTGGGTGCTCCGCGCATTGGGGCCGTTTTGGAATGTCCGCATTTGGGTGGTACCGGGTATGCAGCCGGTGATGAAGGGCCCGTACCGTTTCCTGCGGCATCCCAACTATGTGGTGGTCGTGATGGAATTGTTGGCGTTGCCGATTCTGTTCGGTGCGTATCGAACGGCGCTTCTTTTTTCGGTGCTCAACTGGTGGATCTTGACCCGGGTCCGTATTCCGGCGGAGGAGCGTGCTTGGGCGGAGCTGACCAATTACGAACGGGAGATGGCGGAACATCATCGGCTCATTCCCGGATGGACGGGGCCGAACGGGCGGCCGCGAACGTAA
- a CDS encoding glucose 1-dehydrogenase gives MDWNDRVVIVTGGGQGIGRVLSHAFAKKGAIVYIAEVDEEAGEECRRWIEAEGGRALFVPVDVSREEEVQSLMARVEREQGKLNVLVNNAAIMRNGPIEKLSLEDWNRVIGVNLTGAFLCAKYGVPLLRKGEDPAIIQIASTRALMSEPHTEAYSASKGGILALTHALAVSLGPEIRVNAVSPGWIDVSPWQKSSERQPETLREIDHAQHPVGRVGRPDDIAQAVLFLASKEAGFMTGANIVVDGGMTVKMIYAE, from the coding sequence ATGGACTGGAATGATCGCGTGGTGATCGTTACAGGTGGTGGACAGGGAATCGGACGTGTCCTGTCCCATGCCTTTGCCAAGAAAGGCGCCATCGTGTACATCGCCGAAGTGGATGAGGAAGCGGGTGAAGAATGTCGGCGTTGGATCGAAGCAGAAGGAGGACGAGCGTTATTCGTTCCTGTCGACGTATCGCGGGAGGAAGAGGTTCAATCGCTGATGGCGCGTGTTGAACGGGAGCAAGGCAAGTTAAACGTACTGGTCAACAATGCGGCAATCATGAGGAACGGTCCGATTGAGAAGCTGTCGTTGGAGGATTGGAATCGGGTAATCGGGGTGAATCTCACCGGGGCCTTTTTATGTGCCAAATACGGGGTACCCTTGCTGCGAAAAGGAGAAGATCCGGCCATCATCCAAATTGCTTCCACTCGGGCACTGATGTCGGAGCCCCATACCGAGGCGTATTCCGCCAGCAAAGGCGGTATTTTGGCGTTGACCCATGCGTTGGCCGTCAGTCTGGGGCCCGAGATCCGCGTCAATGCGGTGAGTCCGGGATGGATCGACGTGTCCCCTTGGCAAAAAAGCAGTGAACGCCAGCCCGAAACACTGAGGGAGATTGACCACGCCCAGCACCCGGTCGGTCGGGTGGGCAGGCCCGACGACATCGCACAAGCGGTATTGTTTTTGGCTTCCAAAGAGGCGGGGTTCATGACGGGAGCCAATATCGTCGTCGATGGTGGCATGACAGTGAAAATGATTTATGCGGAATAA
- a CDS encoding PTS transporter subunit EIIC has product MNVVSSVAYPFWMTQLAQNAVAVNAGKTAHGIVTEPFFHMFAHIGGSGATWGLVIFMLFSRSRQLKQVGKTALIPAIFNINEPVIFGAPIVLNPVLLIPFVAAPAVIVTINYILFATGILPPIVIQPPFTVPIFIGGFIATGRKALSEWPIDKNR; this is encoded by the coding sequence ATGAACGTGGTTTCCTCTGTGGCGTATCCATTCTGGATGACCCAGTTGGCCCAAAATGCTGTTGCCGTCAACGCCGGAAAAACAGCACACGGGATTGTGACGGAGCCGTTCTTTCACATGTTTGCCCATATCGGGGGATCCGGGGCGACTTGGGGATTAGTGATCTTTATGCTGTTCTCACGCTCCCGTCAATTGAAACAAGTCGGAAAAACTGCATTGATACCAGCGATTTTCAACATTAACGAACCCGTTATTTTCGGAGCTCCGATTGTGTTAAATCCTGTTTTATTAATCCCGTTTGTCGCCGCACCCGCTGTGATCGTGACGATTAACTATATCCTATTTGCGACTGGTATTCTGCCGCCTATCGTTATTCAACCGCCGTTCACTGTCCCGATCTTTATCGGCGGATTCATCGCAACCGGGCGAAAGGCACTTTCCGAGTGGCCAATTGATAAAAATCGCTGA
- a CDS encoding DUF5643 domain-containing protein yields the protein MTAIASSWALSIDLKEKWTLPPFPTFPSKLIITFLWGGGGLSGGPVDDKTFNGILHLETIKRLPDQFTLNITLKDKKDPKKSWQMNISVKLTQSGQTTYTLNTTKSAPDFSYTIQKINFSKSETILMIHPSKHPTPRNHDSIMDFMIMDDRGIVIDGSMGSGYFDENGSYVYRMYYSPLKRIPRSLTIIPYYPFKHTKKLRLPIPHIEAKMDHSPTPEKPILLSMGDAGKIRIIKWSFILIKRASITR from the coding sequence ATGACGGCTATCGCATCAAGCTGGGCTTTGTCTATCGATTTAAAGGAAAAATGGACATTGCCGCCATTCCCGACTTTTCCTTCAAAATTAATAATCACCTTTTTATGGGGGGGCGGGGGTTTAAGTGGCGGTCCCGTCGATGACAAAACCTTTAACGGCATCCTACATCTAGAAACAATCAAAAGGCTGCCTGATCAATTCACATTGAACATAACCCTCAAAGACAAAAAAGATCCGAAAAAATCTTGGCAAATGAATATTTCGGTCAAATTGACGCAATCGGGACAAACCACATATACCCTAAATACGACCAAATCCGCGCCCGATTTCTCTTATACCATACAAAAAATCAACTTTAGCAAAAGTGAAACCATCTTGATGATCCATCCGTCGAAACACCCCACTCCTCGTAACCATGATTCTATAATGGATTTTATGATCATGGACGATCGGGGGATTGTGATCGATGGATCTATGGGTAGCGGTTACTTCGATGAAAATGGCTCCTATGTATACAGAATGTATTATTCGCCTTTGAAGCGAATTCCGCGTTCGTTGACCATCATCCCATATTATCCGTTTAAACACACGAAGAAACTTCGTCTGCCTATTCCACACATTGAAGCAAAAATGGATCACTCGCCAACACCCGAAAAGCCGATTTTACTGTCCATGGGTGACGCAGGTAAAATACGTATAATAAAGTGGAGTTTCATTCTGATCAAACGCGCGTCCATTACCAGATAG
- a CDS encoding NAD-dependent protein deacylase yields MKELIQLIQDSNYLVALTGAGMSTESGLPDFRSQGGLWCGRDPYEIASPQAIGTDDFFEFYQMRIEDLLKYKPNIGHYVLAELEKEGILKAVLTQNIDGFHQRAGSQRVIEIHGHMRYLVCSRCGKEYPATSYRESTYYCTDENCKAPLRPPIVLFGEPLDSDAWNSAVQEVEQADKILVMGTSLQVYPFAGLVELAHETGSKIIIINKTSTPLDHLADHIIHESIGKVLSEIAESILGTDWFAHRLKK; encoded by the coding sequence ATGAAAGAACTGATTCAGCTGATCCAAGACTCCAACTATCTCGTCGCTCTTACCGGTGCGGGTATGTCGACAGAAAGCGGACTTCCCGATTTTCGTTCACAAGGCGGGCTTTGGTGCGGAAGAGATCCTTATGAAATCGCCAGCCCGCAAGCGATCGGAACGGATGACTTTTTTGAATTCTACCAAATGCGCATCGAAGACTTGTTGAAGTATAAACCTAATATTGGTCATTATGTGCTCGCCGAACTGGAGAAGGAAGGAATTTTAAAAGCGGTTCTTACGCAAAATATCGATGGTTTCCATCAACGAGCGGGAAGTCAAAGGGTGATCGAAATCCATGGTCATATGCGCTATCTGGTCTGCTCCCGCTGTGGAAAAGAATATCCCGCAACTTCTTATCGCGAATCTACTTATTATTGTACAGATGAGAATTGTAAGGCTCCCCTTCGTCCGCCAATCGTTCTGTTCGGTGAACCGCTGGATTCAGATGCTTGGAATTCGGCTGTTCAAGAAGTGGAACAAGCGGATAAGATACTAGTAATGGGCACTTCTCTGCAAGTCTATCCTTTTGCCGGATTGGTAGAGTTAGCACATGAAACAGGTTCGAAAATCATCATCATCAACAAAACCTCTACTCCTTTGGATCATTTGGCAGATCACATCATACATGAAAGCATCGGCAAAGTATTAAGCGAAATTGCAGAATCCATATTAGGAACCGATTGGTTTGCGCACCGGCTTAAAAAATGA
- a CDS encoding aminoglycoside 6-adenylyltransferase, translating to MRSEKEMLDLILNFANDDERIRALILNGSRANPNAPRDPFQDYDIMYIVSSVDDFVRDRSWINTFGELIMMQTPDEKVFPPPPDRDNGSFAFLMLFKDGNRIDLTFYPANKISDLRLESTSLLLLDKDGMLEPLPPACDKDYIPTPPTEKEFQDCCNEFWWITTNIAKGLWRRELPYAKFMYDHPARDALTLMLSWYIGTQTGFSVDTGKFGKYFEKYLDPKRWKAFVQTFPDGEYDNIWQALFVMCDLFRETAIEVALHFGFEYPYDEDRGVTDYLKRVWALPRDAKSIYE from the coding sequence ATGAGAAGTGAAAAGGAAATGCTTGATTTGATACTCAATTTTGCGAATGATGATGAACGGATACGAGCGCTCATATTGAACGGATCACGCGCCAATCCGAATGCGCCTCGTGATCCATTTCAGGACTACGACATCATGTATATCGTATCCTCCGTTGATGATTTTGTTCGAGACCGCAGTTGGATCAATACTTTTGGAGAACTGATTATGATGCAAACTCCCGATGAAAAAGTTTTCCCGCCACCACCAGATCGTGACAATGGTAGCTTCGCTTTTCTTATGTTGTTTAAGGATGGAAATCGGATCGATCTCACCTTTTATCCTGCTAATAAAATATCCGATCTACGTTTGGAAAGCACCAGTTTGCTTCTGCTGGATAAGGACGGAATGTTAGAACCATTGCCACCAGCATGTGACAAAGATTATATCCCTACACCTCCTACTGAAAAAGAATTTCAGGACTGTTGCAATGAATTTTGGTGGATTACAACAAACATCGCCAAGGGATTGTGGCGTAGGGAGCTTCCATATGCGAAGTTCATGTATGACCATCCTGCACGGGATGCGCTTACTTTGATGTTAAGTTGGTATATAGGCACCCAAACGGGCTTTTCCGTCGATACAGGAAAATTTGGCAAGTATTTTGAGAAGTACCTTGATCCGAAGCGTTGGAAAGCATTCGTCCAAACGTTTCCTGATGGCGAATATGATAATATTTGGCAGGCACTTTTCGTGATGTGTGATCTTTTTAGGGAAACCGCAATTGAGGTAGCACTACATTTTGGCTTCGAATATCCATATGACGAAGATCGGGGAGTCACTGATTATCTGAAACGGGTATGGGCTCTTCCACGAGACGCAAAATCTATATATGAATAG
- a CDS encoding FAD-dependent thymidylate synthase, protein MTAQTIDLSRYVSNLDKNVYTIFNLPEEVIAVIFAYVSRSPASFRDNLKKLLADGELAMDETAGGMTGFYSEKAALFHEKWVVGYGHSSVAEHAVAHVGIEKISRLASAELELANSFNSFTEYSQRYQRPRRGDYFIPAELEQDTESKQAFIRLNETAFDIYERLLSGLIDHLSRNLPRQEGESDKRFSVRVEKTAFEDARYVLTLATLTNLGMTGNGRALRDTIVRLLSSRHSECRRLAEEMEREISRVIPTLLKHVKPNDYLLQTRNDLSDLLPESPHQTEDTERKKPFARFVQMPDYDKALTQTVTHLMVSERSATYARALATAERLSVEEKERIVDTALRHLRFFDNPRDEFQHVTYTMELLISEANWHQLLRHNRRTHFSYGEPTVKLGYTIPPHVEEAGLTSIYEEAVFLATETYEFIAARFPEIAAYCVSNAHHRPVTATASLWELYHLINLRTSPEAQWDIRLTFEALLRELQEKHPVFARYAQRRLG, encoded by the coding sequence ATGACAGCGCAAACCATCGATTTGTCCCGATATGTGTCCAATCTGGATAAAAATGTATATACCATCTTCAATTTGCCCGAGGAAGTGATTGCGGTCATTTTTGCGTACGTCAGTCGCAGTCCAGCCAGCTTCCGCGACAATCTAAAAAAACTGCTGGCTGATGGGGAATTGGCGATGGACGAGACGGCCGGCGGCATGACCGGTTTTTACTCGGAAAAGGCTGCCCTCTTCCACGAAAAATGGGTGGTAGGCTACGGTCACAGCAGTGTGGCAGAGCATGCCGTCGCCCATGTGGGAATCGAAAAGATCAGTCGACTGGCATCCGCCGAATTGGAACTGGCCAACAGCTTCAACAGTTTTACCGAGTACAGCCAGCGATATCAACGGCCCCGGCGTGGCGACTACTTCATCCCGGCGGAGCTGGAACAGGACACCGAATCAAAACAAGCATTCATACGCCTGAACGAAACAGCTTTCGACATCTATGAACGGTTGCTCAGCGGGCTGATCGATCATCTGAGTCGCAACCTCCCACGTCAAGAAGGCGAATCCGACAAACGCTTCTCCGTTCGTGTGGAAAAAACGGCGTTTGAAGATGCCCGATACGTATTGACACTGGCTACGCTCACCAATCTCGGCATGACTGGTAACGGACGAGCCCTCCGCGACACGATCGTCCGGCTGCTCTCCAGCCGCCACTCTGAATGCCGCCGATTGGCCGAGGAGATGGAGCGGGAAATCAGCCGGGTCATCCCGACATTGCTCAAACACGTCAAACCCAATGACTATCTGTTGCAGACGCGGAATGACCTCTCCGACCTGTTGCCGGAATCTCCTCATCAGACGGAGGATACGGAGAGGAAGAAACCGTTCGCTCGGTTCGTCCAGATGCCTGATTACGACAAAGCCTTGACGCAAACGGTGACCCACTTGATGGTGAGCGAACGATCGGCGACCTACGCGCGGGCATTGGCTACGGCTGAACGACTCTCTGTCGAGGAGAAGGAGCGGATCGTTGATACTGCGCTACGGCACCTGCGCTTCTTTGACAACCCCCGGGATGAATTCCAGCATGTGACCTACACCATGGAACTGTTGATCTCGGAGGCCAACTGGCACCAACTGCTCCGTCACAACCGGCGGACGCATTTCTCCTACGGCGAACCGACGGTCAAACTTGGATACACCATCCCGCCTCATGTGGAAGAGGCCGGACTGACCTCGATTTATGAGGAAGCGGTGTTTTTGGCAACGGAAACATATGAGTTTATAGCCGCCCGTTTCCCCGAAATAGCCGCCTATTGCGTGAGCAACGCGCACCATCGTCCCGTTACTGCCACAGCTTCGCTGTGGGAACTGTACCATCTCATCAACCTGCGCACCTCGCCGGAAGCACAATGGGACATCCGTCTCACATTTGAGGCGTTGCTTCGGGAGCTGCAAGAGAAGCATCCTGTGTTTGCCCGCTATGCACAACGACGATTGGGCTAA
- the yunB gene encoding sporulation protein YunB has translation MRFRRWRLRLRRRPQGLRRRRKSGAWFLALVILFAVLYQTLWLLEKHLHPTLVTIARTEVKKIASEAILEGVQQQLKMGGDLNRIMKVEKAADGQVAWITINQQVQQRVYTQTTSQVTRILHHLENKPISLSLGQVLQSNILADYGPRIPVEIWPKGDVIVDFEPKMESAGVNTVMVTMMLKVHAEMSVVVPFSTEPTVVQAKIPIATAWMMGDVPQFYYYNGALKKAESGSSPQVPMPQIKMKGEN, from the coding sequence ATGCGGTTTCGAAGGTGGCGATTGCGGCTGCGTCGCAGACCTCAGGGGTTGAGGCGGCGCAGAAAATCGGGGGCATGGTTCCTGGCGTTGGTCATCCTGTTTGCCGTGTTGTACCAGACATTGTGGTTGTTGGAGAAACACCTGCATCCCACCTTAGTCACGATCGCCCGGACCGAAGTGAAAAAGATCGCTTCGGAGGCGATTTTGGAAGGGGTACAACAACAATTGAAAATGGGCGGTGACCTCAACCGCATCATGAAAGTGGAAAAAGCCGCAGACGGGCAAGTGGCGTGGATCACGATCAATCAACAGGTGCAACAGCGGGTATATACACAGACCACCTCGCAGGTGACGCGGATTCTGCATCATCTCGAAAACAAACCGATCAGCCTCAGTTTGGGGCAAGTGTTGCAAAGCAACATCCTGGCCGATTATGGACCGCGGATTCCGGTGGAAATTTGGCCCAAAGGGGACGTGATCGTCGATTTCGAACCGAAGATGGAGTCGGCGGGGGTGAATACGGTGATGGTGACGATGATGTTGAAAGTGCACGCCGAGATGAGCGTGGTCGTTCCGTTTTCAACCGAACCCACGGTCGTCCAGGCCAAGATTCCGATTGCGACAGCGTGGATGATGGGAGACGTGCCACAATTCTACTATTACAACGGCGCATTGAAAAAAGCCGAGAGCGGCTCATCACCGCAGGTTCCGATGCCGCAGATCAAAATGAAGGGGGAAAATTAG